CATTCATCAACCAACTACTACTTACATATCtactttttcatctttttttttaataaatcttcGAGTCGAGAAATTAGGAGACACACTCGAACATCTAGATGAACACCTTCTCACCGTATGTATCGCTTTACTCGCTGCTAACAATAatattgaaaacaaaaataGTCCCATTTATAACGCCAAACATGCTCAAAACAATCAGCCAACTTCGAGTATTTTCCAGGAAATTCTGTAAAATATTTGATGTACACGCACATACtccaaaacaactaaaattCACATTCTTTTTGAGAGGACCctacattaaaataataataatatattaatcatTTGCTAAACTAGAAATCATTACAATCAGTAGGTCTTCTCTTTATAGTAGAGCATAAGCTATAATCAGTGGACACAATTTTCTGACTATATTTTCCTATTTCTCTATTATACATTCTACAATATTAaggtgttaaatgatcacaagGCATTACACAATAACTTCTAAGCCTTACCATTTCCAGATGGGTTCTGCAAATCAACCATGCTAAAGCTTCTTTGCATTAATGATGTCAGACAAAAACATTGTTGCACTTCTCTTTCAGAATCCGGGGACTAGATCTTGCTCGTACTGCATAAGTGGCGGTGTCTTTATTCTGCAGGAAGGGTGAAAACTTCCTCTTGGATGAAGAAATACCACTGACACAGCGACCCTTGCGATTCGCATGCTTATGGAATCTGCAAAGTGGGAACCTGTCAGCAAGTGTTGATGGCTAGAGCAAGAATAATAAGTTTTCTTTTTTACCTTGGAGCTTGTTCTTGATTCTCATTTTTAAAACAGCCTCGTGTAGATTTCAAACCAGAATTGAATGAACGCAAAAGTCTTGCGATTTGATGTGCATAGTTTCCCTTTTTATATTCATCAACAGAACTATAGAATGGTTACTAGTTAGTTTAGAGCGGGAAAGTCATAACTGAGCGGCTGATTCTGTACACCGACTTAATACTTTATAAGGGCGGGAAGGCTAGCATGAAGTTCTACCAAGCATTGAAAGATCCAATTTAGCAGTTGTTCTTGCGGAAGCTCCAGAAGAAGTTCTGcctgttttaattgtttgacaAAGAAAAGCACAAAGTATTAGAAACAACCATTATATTCAAAAACTCAAATAAGGTGAGGCTCGTCAGCATCTTTTATCTTCAATCAGCATATATAAAGAAAGCCATTTATAGAAAGCATCCCTTCATTTGAATATACAATTATGATCTCTGAAGCAGAGACAAGGCTTTATTCATATGACCTCAGCATTATAGCACATAGGGGTTCCATGCTACTACAACATTTCAAGTTATTAGTGAAGGGCAATTTTGGGGCTTAGggtttaaaaatataacttgCTTCGGTGTCTTTCGTTTTTCCATTTCTCAACTTTTATGGTATTTATAATGCATTGCAATAAAGCAGAATCTATTAGTTATTACTATTGCTTTATAGAAAAGAGatgaaactaaaataaaatcaataaaatttagtATTATAGTGCAAGCACCAAAATAAATCTAGTGCAAGTACCTTTATTTGGTCTCCATCAAATACTAGAGAGTTTCGATGAACATCTGATGTCATTGAATCTATCATCAGCTTAAAAACCTTTTTACTCAGATTTGTTTTCATGCCGACCATCTTTCCTAAAGCATAGATTCTTGTAATCCCAAGATCTGCAGCCATTCTCCTTACATAAAGCTTCTTCAACAGAATTTCCATGGAGTAGGGCTCCTTTCCGAACTGCCGACGCAGATTCTCTGTAAATTGCGTCAAGCTCCATATATCTTTCTCTGCAGCTTTCTCGGCTTGACCAATAATTTCCATAGGGTTCTCCAGATAATTTATGTAATCCGACGGAAGATGAGGATTCACGTTTAAATCAATCTACCATTGAAATTAAAAACACTGATTTTACTCAAAAATGAAATGCCAGTGTATTGAACTTACAACAAACACTAGGTTATTCAATGGCAGAAGTTGATGGTTTGATGAAATTAACAGATTATTTTGGTAGTTCTCATgctattattgtttttgtattgTAAATATTCCACAAATGACAAACCTGTACGGAGTGATAAGCAACCGGAATTACACGGTGTTCGTCAACCTGAAAACCAAAATGcaagaatattaaaatttagagaACTGAAACTGACTACATAAAATAGAATCTCGGGGGCTGTCACTGGCTAGCCTAATTTCTAAGTGCAAAAATGTCCAAAGATTAGGTGTCTTATCTGTCCAATTACTGAACAAAATGGACACTAGAAACGGTCGGGGGATCACTCAGTAAAAACAATACAATTATTAGACCGGAACACTAAAATGCTCTTACTTTGATAATTAATAAAGAGGATCACAAGTATTACCTTTGATAAACTCTCAAAAAGCATTTCAAAATAGAGATCAATTCCTACATTCCCAACATCCCCAGTCTGTTGCTCACCAAATATGGTCCCAAAGCCTCTTATGCCCATGTCTCTCTCTGCAAGTTGGAAGCCTTGTCCAAGTTCTTTGCATTCTTCAAGAGCTTTAAGCCTTTCCTGAAGTTGAGACATAGCAAGCTTTACTTTACAGACCAAGCAGCGCAAAAGCATATACCatcatgaaaaaataaaagtaaaatgcTCTCATATGAACAACATACCAATGCCTGATCAGTCAGCAATGATTTATCTGGGTAAAATAAGTGTGCATAAGCTTCCTTATCTGCCCGGCCCACTCTTCCACGTAACTATTGTCACAATATTGATGAGAAAATAAATATTGCAGTAATCACATAACTCAAAAGAAATTTAGTAGGGGATGAAAAAGATCAACTAAATTCCCATATATGATCATGATAAATGGCTAACAAATACATATATATGCATGTGTGTGCATATATAAGAGAGAAACAGGGAGAGGTGTAAAGGAAATCCAAAAAAATCAATAACCTAGGTCTTCCAGCCACAGATCAAACTTCTTATTAAAACAAACTTGAGGAGAGGTGGAAGAAAATAAACGCAGCAAAACTCAAAAGAACACCTCATATTAGCTAAGTGGGAGAGACATATTTGGGATATGAAAAACAAATATCAAAAGAGTTTCAACAAAATAACACACATTTTGTTATTAAtgcctttttaactttttaagatGAGAATTTCCAATATAGTTCTCCCATAATAGATTTACAGAATTATTAACTAAAAAGGATAAAGTAGAAATAGGACAACCTGATACAACTGTGCCAGGCCAAATAGCTGAACATCCTGAATTATGATGGTGTTTGCGTTTTGGATGTCAAGTCCACTTTCCACTATGTTTGTGCATATGAGAATCTTAATTTCACCTTGTGCAAATTTATCCATGGTGTCTTCAAGCTGCTTTGAGTATTGCTACAATTACAAAAACACAGAAAAATGTCAGAGACCAAAAGGTGAAGATCAATGAGAAGTATCTAAACTGCATATGGCTGAAAACAACACGAAGCTGAAGAGTGGGCATAGAACACGCGATAAGTTCATAAACAGCATTAGGAGCATATAAAACTGTAAAGCTACCGAGGCATGATGTTTATAATGAGGATTGCTTGTTCATGATGTTAATATCTTATATGAATTTCGAagagaaaatcaaaagaaaatctACATGGCTGAAAATAAATCATATGTGCAATGCAAAACCAAGGAGAAAACTTACACGAAGACTTGGTTTCATATTCGCAAAATTTCCAGTTGCTTCCCATTTCAAAATGTTAAAATGAGAATTGTGTGTCTTAGGGCCTAGTTTAATACATCGACATGTAAACAGAAGCCCAATACAACCAAAGAATTGAAGTGAAAAGATACCTTTCCATGTGCAATAGCTATGTCAACCTTTGGAAATGACTCTTGCAGAAAACTCATGACTTCTTCAAGCCCTGTGAAGCCGAAAAGACAAAAGGGAAAATTTATATCAGAAAACTGAGATACAAACCAGCTTTAGATGTAAAATGGaggaaaaagaacaaaaaaatattaagtgcTTGGTTTCAGTTTGAAAACAATCTCGTCTTTTACTTCTAACTTTAATAAACACATCTTTCTCTAGTTTGACTGGATAACAACATATCAGGTAACTCTAATTTACGaatattcaaaaaatacatCTATTTTACAGCCTGAAAAAGAAATTATTCTGTACCAAAAGGAATATGGAAAAACATAATCAAAAGTATTGAAACGAAAAACATATACATTTCAAGATGGGAATTCCTGAAGTCCTGATATATCCATATAATGTTATTGATACTGCTAATGCTTGAATGTCGCAAATGAAAACAATAAATGGTACCTTTTATACGAGGCAAAACAAAAAATACTTGGCCACCACGATCGAGCTCATATTTGATTGCTGATAATACCTTTTCTTTGCTGTATGCTGAAAGAGCGGTTTTTATAGGAACTCTTTCAGGAGGTGGAGTTGAAATTAAACTGAAAAGGGGAAGTTTATTTTCACTTTACAAACTGCAGATCTGGTAAATCATCAGTTGCAAAGCTAAGTAAATCAGCATTTTAAATAGTTATGGATCCCCTGCAGTTTACCTCGCATCACGAAATCCAGTCAATGCTAAATAAAGCGTCCGTGGTATAGGTGTTGCAGAAAGAGTAAGGACGTCAACTGAAGTCTTGAAAGAAGCTATCTTCTCCTTCTGTTTAACTCCAAATCTCTGTAAAGGAAAGACACATAGCACAATCAAGTCAAAGCATATGGCGGACATGAATTCAACTTTCGAAATGTCTTATAATAATGAAAAGAGATTGTAAAGGGCttctaactaattttttttttttcagtctcCTTCAGCCCTTTAATTATAAGAAACTGACAGGTCCTTGAGTGTTATTGCTTGCCAAAGGATACATGGTCAAATCTTATGTATTTACACTCTAGTAGGGGGGCAATATTTAAATGCACAAGCCTCATGCACTTCTTCGATCATATAGCATGTATTGAATTTCCTGTTGCATACATGAAGATATCCATATGCACCCAGTAACATATTTCTATCTttgctttaaaaaaattaatgatagaaagaaagaagaaataaattcatcatttcagagcaaaaataagtttttattttcatgcacCCCTGAAGCAAATGATTTTAAGTGAAGTAAATGCAGAATTGAGGTGAATGGTTAGTAGAAAACAGCAATACAGAAATTGGTAGCTAACCTGTTCTTCATCAACCACAAGAAGACCTAGATTATTATACACAACACGACTTCCAAGGAGCGAGTGAGTCCCTACAACAATGTTCAAATCACCATTCTTTATCATGTTGAAATACATCTCTTTTTCTGCTTTGGTCTGCATATAGTAATGggtatcaaaatttaaaattgcagTACCTAAAATATTCTATCATAATTTTTCATGATAAAACATATAATGTCATTAAGTCGCAGGACTGGTGTCAAATTCTTTATCAAACTAATAAATACAATGTGAAAATATGTATATTGTTTGAATTCCCATCTTCCAGCCAACTGTTTGCTTCCAAAATATGAGTACAAAATTGACACAATGAATAACTCCAAATCAGCACCCTGGTAGGCCTAAGAGAAAGAAAAGATCCATTACCTGAAATCGGCTTAGAAGTCCAACCTTGATATGAGGATAATTGGAAAACCTCTCTGAAACAACTTCAAAATGTTGTTTGGCTAAAACAATTGTCGGTGCTAAAACCATAGCCTGCTTTCCTGTTGAGACCACACAAAAGATGGCGCGTAAAGCAACTTCTGTTTTACCAAATCCAACATCTCCACATATTAACCGATCCATAGGAGTTCCTCTCTCAGTCAAATCCCTTTCAACATCACTGAAAGCCTGGAATGAAAGTCTAATTCATGAGAGGAAGTAAAAACTAAAAGCTAAAAAGAAGCATCAGTCTGAACTCCgtattatttgataaaattagaacaaaaataaacagaTTATATGAATTTTGTCAGAGCTATGGCTAAAAAACAACACTCCAAATAACCATAAACATCTAGATATTTTTAAGGAACCAAATTTAAAACCCATTTTACATTGTAATAAGCAAAGTAGAGTAAGAGACCCAAAAGTTTATTGATAACTAACCTGTATCTGATCAGGGGTGGCTTTATATGGAAATTGAGAAGTAAATTCAGCAATGGCATGGCTTTTCGGGTAGGGAGGTCTTCTTTGTCGCAGCCTATGTAAATACAGTTCCATTAAGTCAACAACCATTTTCTGAATTGCAATTTTCCCTTTCGTCTTTCTCTTCTCCCATGTACTAGTATCATTCAATTTACTCAGAGCTCGAGGCCTTTTATTTTCGTTTGGCCTAGAACAACAATGACAGATGATAAACCACATATGCAAAATATATCACAATAACTTTGTACAATAGCTATAGCATTACAAAAAGACATGCAATAATGAATTTTAGCAATTCCTTAGGTTGTTCaatcaattaaatcaaaatccAACCTTGCCATTTTACTAAAGCCCTCCGCCCTCGTTTTTCTAGTCCATTAGAGATCTAAGAAGAAATGTACCCTCTTGTTTGGAATATCTACAAATGCAAGCATTCAACCGAAATGTATCCATTCATCATGTTTGAAAGCACATAGTTGACAGAATTCAATTCTTCCAACTTTAAAGAAACAATGCAAATCAACAAAATCCCAAGGGCCAGAGTCAAAACTACTATGATATTCCAAATTCATTAAAagtaaaacaacaaaaaaaattaagataggAAAAAACTTACAAGCTATAACGATATAACATCCTTGAAGCCTGTTTAAGGGGAAGCTTAGCCATACCATCAGCATACTCAATAAAAACATACTCAATAGGCTCACTAGAATTCTTTGAAACATCAAATTTAATCCCAACAAATCTCCCAACTCCAACTTTCTTATGAACAACATAATCCCCAGAAATTAGCAAATAAGGATCAACCTTATAACTAAAACCCCCTTTACTATTCTCCCTCTCCCCTTTCAACTTCTGTAAGCCTCTCTGCTGCTGCTCCTTCACCAATTTTATGTACTTTTCAGCCTCCTTGGAGTCCAGTAGAGGTCTGGAGGTGGCTTCTCTTCGGCTATACTCGCGGTGAATTCTTTCGTTGAGGATGGAAATGGAGTCTTGGTGATGATCATTGGCAATGTTGCCCTTCTGGGGTTTGAAATGAGCAGGGAGAGTTGTTCTTGCGGTGGTGGGGGTAGGAATGGAAATGGAAGCTGCTGTTGCGGAAATTGAGAATGGGCGGCGCCGACGAGTGTGTTTGTGGTAATTGAAGAGAAAAGGATGTTTgagattgaagaaattagagagTTTGGAGGTGGAAGTGTGGCGGTTGAGTTTGAAGACAAGAGGGGTAGATATGTCCACAGTTGCCATTATCAAGTATGAGGTAGAAGAGATGTTTTTTTCAGTTCAATTGGTGCGGCATTTTGATACAATGAGACGGTGGAAGCTGCGGTGGTgacggtggtggtggtggtggtggaggtgaAATGGGATGATAAGGTGGAGGTTTAAGAGGGGCTTAAGAGATTGGGGTTTGAGACTGAGATATAATAAAGCGTGTGGATGAATGAAGACATACGTTGCAGAGGTTAATAGTCAATGTTACTCTTCATTTTCTGTTTATTTACATTTAGGTTCCTAAATTTTGCACTATTTTCCTAAAATTAGCCCAATCTTTTTAGTTaactaaaatgagaaaattaggataaatactctatttttaaaaataatttgatttcctacctcaacaaggaaaatatagagaaaatacctcatcat
This window of the Mercurialis annua linkage group LG5, ddMerAnnu1.2, whole genome shotgun sequence genome carries:
- the LOC126681169 gene encoding ATP-dependent DNA helicase At3g02060, chloroplastic; the protein is MATVDISTPLVFKLNRHTSTSKLSNFFNLKHPFLFNYHKHTRRRRPFSISATAASISIPTPTTARTTLPAHFKPQKGNIANDHHQDSISILNERIHREYSRREATSRPLLDSKEAEKYIKLVKEQQQRGLQKLKGERENSKGGFSYKVDPYLLISGDYVVHKKVGVGRFVGIKFDVSKNSSEPIEYVFIEYADGMAKLPLKQASRMLYRYSLPNENKRPRALSKLNDTSTWEKRKTKGKIAIQKMVVDLMELYLHRLRQRRPPYPKSHAIAEFTSQFPYKATPDQIQAFSDVERDLTERGTPMDRLICGDVGFGKTEVALRAIFCVVSTGKQAMVLAPTIVLAKQHFEVVSERFSNYPHIKVGLLSRFQTKAEKEMYFNMIKNGDLNIVVGTHSLLGSRVVYNNLGLLVVDEEQRFGVKQKEKIASFKTSVDVLTLSATPIPRTLYLALTGFRDASLISTPPPERVPIKTALSAYSKEKVLSAIKYELDRGGQVFFVLPRIKGLEEVMSFLQESFPKVDIAIAHGKQYSKQLEDTMDKFAQGEIKILICTNIVESGLDIQNANTIIIQDVQLFGLAQLYQLRGRVGRADKEAYAHLFYPDKSLLTDQALERLKALEECKELGQGFQLAERDMGIRGFGTIFGEQQTGDVGNVGIDLYFEMLFESLSKVDEHRVIPVAYHSVQIDLNVNPHLPSDYINYLENPMEIIGQAEKAAEKDIWSLTQFTENLRRQFGKEPYSMEILLKKLYVRRMAADLGITRIYALGKMVGMKTNLSKKVFKLMIDSMTSDVHRNSLVFDGDQIKAELLLELPQEQLLNWIFQCLVELHASLPALIKY